One window from the genome of Drosophila albomicans strain 15112-1751.03 chromosome 2L, ASM965048v2, whole genome shotgun sequence encodes:
- the LOC117566002 gene encoding A-kinase anchor protein 10, mitochondrial: MLKYIKRQTSRRRSSHETTLVDASGVDDDDVVDCAATAAQKRHSLRSTTSFCDEVFMEEEEKMETAPAAGDAVSLGNGSLLNFVADEDIFKYNSRLSMSLAAIVSEPDCLSYFVQYLETQNALSLIKFYLDIENFRRAALTQLQHERAASESNATAVDVAQQQAVETATATTTVVTEEETEENDVPELKTLCDLSMRKPLTDDEKSRIYAETNKQMHQKPPKSQSISAASMNDAIAIYQKYLIVNAPHQLELPIVILAHISLLLCGKDNSSKDGKSPQPISASCFEEAREYVLQQLEREQLQGFLQSSYYCKYCVELIEGQSSTLSIYDVLYDELALFYLTEYLEQQQERECLEFWITAINFRKSYDEQAQRAAQTDAMIIYERYFSLQSECRLWMSQKLRMRVEQAICAPGQLAHAFDLALLVTAKYLEQKHFANFLKSHIFDNYVNELKAKMSPLPQVPVEDVPDSSSLQHRLSLRRTPKLSPQQQQQQRHRKTMSMSDCTHISQHNTLLAGLDTGHAKPVKTTTANMMNIDARQLTNPQLLWQRPVSALKFGHVNSLGRYERDFDAVDAVSSSKTPAWSLSVKNAMRKLVNLPEDNVQEEIAWQVAEMIVKDVTSVTLQRNN, translated from the exons ATGCTGAAATACATCAAGAGGCAGACGA GCCGCCGACGCAGCTCTCACGAAACGACTTTGGTGGATGCTAGTGGCgtcgacgatgatgatgtggTCGATTGTGCTGCGACAGCGGCGCAAAAACGTCATTCATTGCGCTCGACAACAAGTTTCTGTGATGAAGTCTTtatggaggaggaggagaagatgGAGACGGCACCAGCAGCGGGCGATGCAGTCAGCTTGGGCAATGGAAGCTTGCTAAATTTTGTCGCCGATGAAG ATATATTCAAATACAACTCGCGTCTCTCCATGTCGCTGGCAGCCATTGTGAGCGAACCTGATTGCCTCAGTTACTTTGTACAATATCTGGAGACACAGAATGCACTGTCACTAATCAAATTCTATCTGGACATTGAGAACTTTCGACGTGCAGCACTAACGCAGTTGCAACACGAACGTGCAGCTTCGGAAAGCAACGCCACAGCTGTCGATGTGGCGCAACAACAAGCTGTggagacagcaacagctacgACAACAGTTGTCACCGAGGAGGAGACCGAGGAGAACGATGTACCTGAATTGAAAACACTTTGCGACTTGTCCATGCGCAAGCCGCTTACCGATGACGAGAAGAGTCGCATCTATGCggagacaaacaaacagatGCACCAGAAGCCACCCAAATCACAGTCGATCAGTGCGGCGAGCATGAACGATGCCATTGCCATCTATCAAAAGTATTTGATTGTGAATGCGCCGCACCAATTGGAGTTGCCCATTGTCATCTTGGCGCAcatctcgttgttgttgtgtggcaaGGACAATAGCAGCAAGGATGGCAAGTCGCCGCAGCCCATCTCCGCCAGCTGCTTCGAGGAGGCGCGTGAATATGTCCTCCAGCAGCTGGAACGCGAACAGCTGCAAGGTTTCCTGCAGAGCAGCTACTACTGCAAATACTGTGTGGAGCTAATCGAGGGTCAATCATCCACGTTAAGCATATACGATGTGTTGTACGATGAGCTGGCGCTGTTCTATCTCACCGAGTActtggagcagcagcaggagcgcGAATGCTTGGAGTTCTGGATAACTGCCATCAATTTTCGCAAAAGCTACGATGAGCAGGCACAACGTGCCGCTCAAACGGATGCCATGATCATCTATGAACGCTACTTCTCGCTGCAGTCTGAGTGCCGTCTGTGGATGTCGCAGAAGCTGCGCATGCGCGTCGAGCAGGCGATCTGTGCACCTGGGCAGCTGGCACATGCCTTTGACTTGGCACTGTTGGTGACTGCCAAGTATTTGGAGCAAAAGCATTTTGCCAACTTTCTCAAATCGCACATCTTCGACAATTATGTGAATGAGCTGAAGGCCAAGATGTCGCCGCTCCCTCAAGTGCCTGTCGAGGATGTGCCCGATAGTTCGAGCCTGCAACACAGACTGAGTCTGCGTCGCACGCCGAAGTTGTCgcctcaacagcagcaacagcagcgtcaTCGCAAAACGATGTCTATGTCCGACTGCACGCATATTTCGCAGCATAACACGCTGCTGGCTGGATTAGACACTGGCCATGCTAAACCGGTCAAGACAACGACAGCGAACATGATGAATATTGATGCCAGGCAACTGACAAATCCCCAATTGCTATGGCAACGTCCGGTAAGCGCACTCAAGTTCGGCCACGTTAATTCGCTCGGTCGCTATGAACGGGATTTCGATGCGGTGGATGCGGTGAGCTCGTCGAAGACGCCTGCGTGGTCGCTGAGCGTGAAGAATGCCATGCGTAAGCTGGTCAATCTGCCCGAGGATAATGTGCAGGAAGAGATCGCCTGGCAGGTGGCCGAAATGATTGTCAAAGATGTGACCAGCGTGACATTACAGCGCAACAATTGA
- the LOC117566001 gene encoding LOW QUALITY PROTEIN: endoplasmic reticulum transmembrane helix translocase (The sequence of the model RefSeq protein was modified relative to this genomic sequence to represent the inferred CDS: deleted 2 bases in 2 codons) — translation MSVAAPRSGAAGDNNNKNQNSKLPSSALDDLVQYVTLHVRKPTPLSGVVLPFVPLYLTAFYLWIYVYKSHDSETPSNAIQKPPGAEVDSPAIDGNEGAAWNDIGFIAVVAIAFLHVLTLLFCYWSVHVLAFLTCSRVKQPAAGVLAKVVPTENNGNSKIVPIRSLKLEDGTLQYYLVFQKTKYVWNDDKKTFRAVEFPVNQLLSTYANSYGLETDEAIKTATQTYGNNEMDMVVPEFHELFVERATAPFFVFQVFSVGLWCMDDFWYYSLFTLFMLIAFECTIVKQQLRNMSEIRKMGNKPYFIYALRQKKWRQIGSDELLPGDLVSITRSQNDNIVPCDVVILRGSCIVDESMLTGESVPQMKESLESLQQLDSELDVEGDGKLMVLYGGTKVVQHTAPSRESMRAPDGGCIGYVIRTGFNTSQGKLLRTILFGANRATENNAETFAFIAFLMVFAVAAASYVWVKGSEDPERNRYKLFLECALILTSIIPPDLPIELTLAVNTSLIQLTKLFVFCTEPFRIPFAGKVQICCFDKTGTLTTDNLMVEGIAGLAPNGKCVPIDEAQDSTIQVLACCHSLALLDDGLVGDPLEKAALAAVDWNLTKSDSVIPKRGKLKPLRIVQRYYFSSALKRMSVLAGYLLPFSNDVNYIGAVKGAPEVIQGMLREVPSDYEKIYLEYARRGARVMALGIKDFGTLNGQRVRELKRDEVECDLTFAGFVIISCPMKPDSKSVIKELVQSSHKVLMITGDSPLTACHVARELRFTTKKLVILTPPQQGRTEDWSWMTVDGDRSYALDDSKSQKNIAMLLSTNDLCITGEGLQYLQQFHNQYMRQLLPQVTVCARFAPKQKEYIITTLKQLGYYTLMCGDGTNDVGALKHAHVGVSLLTSAPVKRKRTEEELQQINAAATAAAAAAQAQANQQLSPRERAMRRRQEHINQTQARLQSALRDMEEQTMVKLGDASIAAPFTSKLSSITCVNHIIKQGRCTLVTTLQMFKILALNALIQAYCQSVLYIDGVKFSDTQATMQGIFVAACFLFITRSKPLKTLSKVAPLPNIFNLYTITTILTQFAVHFGALYYLTSEASALAPPRVGKVKLYIDMDNEEKTKYDPNIVSSTVYIICISLQVATIAVNYKGHPFMESLRANRMLMCAIGASAALVLFLTTGAVPGLTQFFEIVDFPSNFRVTLLTVLIVDIVGAFALDRICSFLFGETRRKSKVLNC, via the exons ATGAGTGTGGCAGCACCAAGAAGCGGCGCAGccggcgacaacaacaataaaaatcaaaactcAAAACTGCCTTCAAGTGCTCTGGATGATCTCGTACAATATGTGACGTTGCATGTGCGCAAGCCAACGCCGTTGAGTGGCGTGGTCTTGCCCTTTGTCCCACTCTATTTGACCGCATTTTATCTATGGATCTACGTGTACAAAAGCCACGACAGTGAAACGCCGTCCAATGCAATCCAAAAACCGCCGGGCGCTGAAGTTGATTCTCCTGCGATAGATGGAAACGAGGGAGCTGCCTGGAATGATATAGGTTTTATTGCCGTGGTGGCCATAGCATTTCTGCATGTCCTCACACTGCTCTTCTGCTACTGGAGCGTTCATGTGCTAGCCTTTCTCACCTGCTCGCGGGTCAAGCAGCCGGCGGCGGGAGTTCTGGCGAAAGTTGTTCCAACTGAAAACAACGGCAACTCAAAGATTGTGCCCATACGCAGTCTGAAGCTAGAGGACGGCACTCTTCAGTACTATCTGGTATTCCAGAAGACCAAATACGTGTGGAATGACGACAAGAAGACATTCCGTGCTGTCGAGTTCCCTGTAAATCAACTGCTAAGCACC TATGCCAACTCGTATGGACTAGAGACGGATGAGGCCATTAAAACAGCAACACAGACGTATGGCAACAATGAGATGGATATGGTTGTACCTGAGTTCCACGAACTGTTCGTTGAACGCGCCACGGCACCGTTTTTTGTATTCCAAGTATTCTCTGTGGGCCTGTGGTGCATGGATGATTTCTGGTACTATTCGCTGTTCACGCTCTTCATGCTGATTGCCTTCGAGTGCACGATTGTGAAGCAGCAGCTACGCAACATGTCAGAGATACGCAAGATGGGCAACAAACCGTATTTCATCTATGCGTTGCGCCAGAAGAAATGGCGCCAAATTGGCAGCGATGAACTTTTGCCCGGTGATCTGGTGTCCATTACACGTTCCCAGAACGACAACATTGTACCCTGCGACGTGGTCATTCTGCGTGGCAGCTGTATTGTAGACGAGAGCATGCTGACTGGAGAATCGGTGCCGCAAATGAAGGAATCTTTGGAGTCACTGCAGCAACTCGACAGCGAACTGGATGTCGAGGGCGATGGCAAACTGATGGTACTTTACGGTGGCACCAAGGTGGTCCAACATACAGCTCCCAGCAGGGAATCGATGCGTGCCCCTGATGGCGGCTGCATTGGCTACGTCATACGCACCGGCTTCAACACCTCCCAGGGCAAACTGTTACGCACTATTTTGTTTGGAGCCAATCGCGCAACAGAGAACAATGCTGAGacctttgcttttattgcctTTCTCATGGTGTTTGCCGTCGCAGCCGCTTCGTATGTGTGGGTCAAGGGCAGCGAGGATCCCGAGCGCAATCGTTACAAGTTGTTCCTTGAGTGCGCCTTGATCCTGACCTCGATTATCCCTCCAGACTTGCCCATTGAACTGACGCTGGCTGTGAACACATCGCTCATTCAGCTGACGAAGCTATTTGTGTTCTGCACGGAACCTTTTCGCATTCCATTTGCGGGCAAAGTGCAGATCTGTTGCTTCGACAAGACAGGCACGTTGACTACCGATAATCTGATGGTCGAAGGCATCGCTGGACTCGCACCCAATGGCAAGTGTGTGCCCATTGATGAGGCTCAAGACAGCACCATACAAGTGCTTGCCTGTTGTCACTCATTGGCGCTGCTCGACGATGGCTTGGTTGGTGATCCACTGGAGAAGGCGGCACTCGCCGCTGTGGACTGGAACCTGACGAAATCCGATAGCGTGATCCCGAAGCGTGGCAAGCTGAAGCCGCTGCGCATTGTGCAGCGTTATTACTTCAGTTCTGCGCTGAAACGCATGTCAGTGCTCGCTGGTTATTTGTTGCCCTTCTCTAACGATGTGAACTACATTGGTGCCGTCAAAGGTGCGCCCGAGGTTATTCAGGGCATGCTTAGGGAGGTACCCAGCGACTACGAGAAG ATCTACTTGGAGTATGCACGTCGTGGTGCTCGCGTCATGGCGCTGGGCATCAAGGACTTTGGCACACTGAATGGTCAACGTGTGCGGGAACTTAAGCGCGATGAGGTCGAGTGTGATCTAACTTTTGCCGGCTTCGTCATTATCTCTTGTCCCATGAAACCCGACTCGAAGTCAGTGATTAAGGAACTCGTGCAGTCCTCGCACAAAGTGCTCATGATAACCGGCGACAGTCCGTTGACTGCTTGCCATGTGGCCCGTGAGCTGCGCTTTACGACCAAGAAGCTGGTGATACTGACACCACCACAACAGGGACGCACCGAAGACTGGAGCTGGATGACTGTGGATGGGGATCGCAGCTACGCATTGGATGACAGCAAGTCGCAGAAGAACATTGCCATGCTCTTGTCCACCAACGATCTGTGCATTACGGGCGAGGGACTGCAGTACTTGCAGCAGTTCCACAACCAATACATGCGCCAGTTGCTGCCCCAGGTGACGGTCTGTGCACGCTTTGCGCCCAAGCAGAAGGAATACATTATAACGACGCTAAAGCAGTTGGGTTACTACACGCTGATGTGCGGCGATGGAACCAACGATGTGGGCGCCTTAAAGCATGCCCATGTGGGCGTTTCTCTGTTGACCAGTGCACCTGTGAAGCGCAAGCGCACTGAGGAGGAGCTGCAGCAAATCaatgcagctgccacagccgCTGCGGCCGCAGCTCAGGCGCAGGCCAATCAACAATTGTCGCCGCGAGAGCGTGCAATGCGCCGCCGACAGGAGCATATCAATCAAACACAGGCGCGTTTACAGAGCGCCTTACGCGATATGGAGGAGCAAACGATGGTGAAGCTGGGCGACGCATCCATTGCAGCGCCTTTCACCAGCAAGTTGTCATCGATTACGTGCG TGAATCACATCATCAAGCAAGGACGCTGCACGTTGGTGACCACGCTGCAAATGTTCAAGATTCTTGCATTGAATGCTCTCATTCAGGCCTATTGCCAGTCTGTGCTCTACATCGATGGCGTCAAGTTTAGCGACACACAGGCCACCATGCAGGGCATTTTTGTAGCTGCCTGTTTTCTGTTCATAACGCGCTCCAAG CCCCTGAAAACACTGTCGAAGGTGGCACCACTGCCAAACATCTTTAATTTGTACACCATCACGACGATTCTCACACAATTCGCTGTGCACTTTGGAGCACTTTACTACCTGACCAGTGAAGCATCGGCGCTGGCGCCGCCCAG AGTGGGCAAGGTAAAGCTTTATATTGACATGGACAATGAGGAGAAGACCAAATATGATCCGAATATTGTCAGCAGCACGGTCTACATCATTTGCATATCGCTGCAGGTT GCCACTATTGCCGTTAACTACAAG GGTCATCCGTTTATGGAGAGTCTGCGCGCCAATCGAATGCTGATGTGCGCCATTGGCGCCTCGGCTGCTTTGGTGCTTTTCCTCACCACTGGCGCCGTGCCCGGACTGACGCAATTCTTTGAAATTGTGGATTTCCCGTCGAAT TTCCGTGTCACATTGCTCACTGTGCTGATTGTTGACATCGTTGGTGCCTTTGCTCTGGATCGCATTTGTTCATTCCTGTTTGGGGAGACGCGTCGCAAGTCCAAAGTCCTCAACTGTTAG